A genome region from Acinetobacter lwoffii includes the following:
- the argA gene encoding amino-acid N-acetyltransferase, which produces MTSAETSQSTTLQYVHWFRHSAPYINAHRNKTFVIMFDGEAVLNDNFQHIIHDIALLHSLGIRLILVHGARPQINQNLAQSQITTPFYQQRRVTTRESLSCVMNAVGSIRLQIEALLSMGLANSPMYGARIDTVSGNFVTAKPYGIRDGIDFQLTGEVRAVDTDAIQRHLDSHNIVVLGPTGYSTTGEVFNLLAEEVATKTAIRLKADKLIFLGKQHGLMDSNGQLKREVTPQQLDDFIPVEQDALERGLQLKAAQEASMNGVHRVHLISYAYDGALLEELFTRDGSGTLVTDAHYEEVRMADIQDVGGLIGLLRPLEEEGILVYRSRERLENEINQFAVIERDGMILACAALYPIPTTGDELRSAEIACVAVHPSYRKSNRGSQILHYLEEKAKSMQIQQLFILTTRTAHWFLEQGFEPASVDDLPDARQAFYNYQRNSIVCKKSL; this is translated from the coding sequence ATGACTTCAGCAGAAACGTCACAAAGCACAACTTTGCAATATGTGCACTGGTTTCGCCATTCTGCGCCTTATATCAATGCGCACCGCAATAAAACCTTTGTAATCATGTTTGATGGCGAAGCCGTCTTAAATGATAACTTTCAGCATATTATTCACGATATTGCTTTATTACATTCTTTGGGCATTCGGCTGATTCTGGTACATGGTGCACGTCCGCAAATTAACCAGAATCTGGCTCAAAGCCAGATTACGACGCCTTTTTACCAGCAGCGTCGGGTCACCACACGTGAATCTTTAAGCTGCGTGATGAATGCCGTCGGTTCGATCCGCCTACAAATTGAAGCACTGCTGTCTATGGGACTGGCCAATTCGCCGATGTATGGCGCCCGGATTGATACCGTTTCAGGGAATTTTGTCACCGCCAAGCCGTATGGCATCCGCGATGGTATCGATTTTCAGTTGACCGGTGAAGTGCGCGCGGTTGATACCGATGCGATTCAGCGCCATCTGGACAGTCATAATATTGTGGTGCTTGGCCCGACCGGTTATTCCACTACCGGAGAAGTTTTTAATCTGCTGGCTGAAGAAGTCGCTACCAAAACTGCGATTCGCCTCAAGGCAGATAAACTGATTTTTCTCGGTAAGCAGCATGGTCTGATGGACAGTAACGGCCAACTCAAACGCGAAGTGACACCGCAACAACTGGATGATTTTATTCCGGTCGAGCAAGATGCATTGGAAAGAGGATTACAGTTAAAAGCCGCACAGGAAGCCTCCATGAACGGCGTACATCGGGTGCATCTGATTTCTTATGCCTATGATGGTGCCCTGCTGGAAGAACTGTTTACCCGTGATGGTTCCGGCACTCTGGTCACCGATGCACATTATGAAGAAGTGCGGATGGCAGATATTCAGGATGTCGGTGGCCTGATCGGTTTGCTGCGTCCATTGGAAGAAGAAGGTATTCTAGTTTATCGCTCCCGTGAACGTCTGGAAAATGAAATCAACCAGTTTGCCGTAATCGAACGGGACGGCATGATTCTGGCCTGTGCCGCCCTCTACCCGATTCCGACCACGGGTGATGAATTGCGTTCTGCAGAAATCGCCTGCGTTGCAGTACATCCAAGTTATCGCAAGTCTAACCGGGGTAGCCAGATCCTGCATTATCTTGAAGAAAAAGCCAAAAGCATGCAGATTCAGCAGCTGTTTATTCTAACCACCCGCACCGCGCACTGGTTTCTGGAACAGGGCTTTGAACCGGCTTCAGTCGATGATCTGCCGGATGCCCGTCAGGCTTTTTATAATTATCAACGCAATTCCATTGTTTGCAAAAAGTCACTTTAA
- a CDS encoding RcnB family protein translates to MKKVLTTIALSLSALLATSAMAAPQHDSRYDHNPHKPAPHWNAKDSKKWNDDRRWNDDRRHNNRMVNPSRDWRVGQTLPRQYDNNRFEVSDREARRLPNTGRFQQWYKVNNDYVLVNERTNKIVRIIN, encoded by the coding sequence ATGAAAAAAGTCTTAACTACAATCGCGTTATCTCTAAGTGCTTTGTTAGCTACTTCTGCAATGGCAGCACCACAGCATGACTCGCGTTATGACCATAATCCGCATAAACCGGCGCCACACTGGAATGCCAAAGACAGCAAGAAATGGAATGACGACCGTCGCTGGAATGATGACCGCCGTCATAACAACCGTATGGTCAATCCAAGCCGTGACTGGCGCGTAGGACAAACTTTGCCTCGCCAATATGACAACAACCGTTTTGAAGTAAGTGATCGCGAAGCACGCCGTTTGCCAAATACCGGTCGTTTCCAGCAATGGTACAAGGTCAACAATGACTACGTTCTGGTCAATGAGCGTACCAACAAAATTGTACGAATCATTAACTAA
- a CDS encoding RcnB family protein, with the protein MKKVLVALAISCSTFMLSNVVIAAPHFNDESRMDSRHGHDKKKAREFREEDQQDNRRMREERGVKRLQQLRWQPGYVMPQHYRGNGYKVEYKDHRLPRPDRKQQWYKVNNDYILVDSENNSIIRIVGD; encoded by the coding sequence ATGAAAAAGGTTTTGGTGGCACTGGCAATTTCTTGCAGTACATTCATGCTGAGCAATGTCGTCATCGCTGCCCCTCATTTCAATGATGAATCCCGTATGGATTCACGTCATGGTCATGACAAGAAGAAAGCCCGTGAGTTCCGAGAGGAAGATCAACAGGATAACCGCCGTATGCGTGAAGAACGTGGGGTGAAACGCCTGCAACAGTTACGCTGGCAGCCGGGTTATGTGATGCCGCAGCATTATCGTGGCAATGGCTATAAAGTTGAATATAAAGACCATCGCCTGCCTCGACCTGACCGCAAGCAGCAATGGTACAAAGTCAATAATGACTATATTCTGGTGGATTCTGAAAACAACAGCATTATCCGGATTGTGGGTGACTAG
- a CDS encoding YciK family oxidoreductase, whose protein sequence is MKYSAYQPRPDLLKDRIILITGAGDGIGRAAAISYALHGATVVLHGRTLNKLEVIYDEIESLGAPQPAILPLQLSSASERDYELLLDTLDRQFGRLDGILHNAGILGERVPLADYPVNVWDDVMAVNLRAPFVMTQALLPLLSKSEHASVVFASSGVGREARERWGAYSVSKIAIEAVSQLFAKEQVHPNIRYNCINPGATRTAMRAKAYPNEDPKTLPTPDSIMPAYLYLMGNDSLHMNGQSIDAQD, encoded by the coding sequence ATGAAATATTCAGCATATCAACCTCGCCCCGATCTGCTCAAGGATCGTATCATCCTAATCACAGGTGCGGGCGATGGCATTGGACGTGCAGCAGCAATCAGTTATGCCTTGCATGGCGCAACTGTGGTGCTGCATGGGCGTACCTTAAACAAGCTCGAAGTCATTTATGATGAAATTGAAAGTTTGGGTGCGCCGCAACCTGCCATCTTGCCGCTACAACTATCGAGTGCGTCAGAACGTGATTATGAGCTTTTGCTCGATACGCTAGACCGTCAGTTTGGTCGTCTGGACGGCATTCTGCACAATGCCGGCATTTTAGGCGAACGGGTTCCCTTGGCGGATTATCCGGTCAATGTCTGGGATGATGTGATGGCGGTCAATCTGCGTGCACCCTTTGTCATGACCCAAGCGCTGTTACCGCTATTATCCAAATCTGAACATGCTTCAGTGGTTTTTGCCAGCTCAGGTGTAGGCCGCGAAGCCCGCGAACGCTGGGGTGCCTATTCGGTGTCTAAAATTGCTATTGAAGCGGTAAGCCAGTTATTTGCCAAAGAGCAGGTACATCCAAATATACGTTATAACTGCATCAATCCCGGAGCAACGCGGACTGCCATGCGCGCCAAGGCCTATCCGAATGAAGATCCGAAAACCCTGCCTACCCCCGATTCAATCATGCCGGCTTATCTGTATTTGATGGGTAACGACAGTCTGCATATGAATGGCCAGAGTATTGATGCACAGGATTAG
- a CDS encoding HAD family hydrolase, translating into MKAVLFDLDGTLIDTAADFIRIIQQMCREEGRPLVAPELIRTQVSEGARAMVKLVYPELQLEDPVFLQHRQRFLDMYGADIAVDTDLFDGMYPLLEQLEENDIPWGIVTNKPRWLSEALLQALNLSERCAVLVCPEDVTRTKPDPEPMYLAAKQLNLAAEDCIYVGDHPRDIDAGRHAQMLTILAAYGYLPLQYKDDLNAWQADHIVHTVTELHQLIQTLVLKQHTAVS; encoded by the coding sequence ATGAAAGCCGTTTTATTTGACCTAGATGGAACCCTGATTGATACCGCTGCCGATTTTATCCGAATTATCCAGCAGATGTGCCGTGAAGAAGGCCGCCCACTGGTTGCACCCGAGCTGATTCGTACCCAGGTCTCCGAAGGCGCTCGCGCTATGGTGAAACTGGTTTATCCGGAACTGCAACTAGAAGATCCGGTCTTTCTGCAACACCGTCAGCGCTTTCTGGACATGTACGGCGCAGATATTGCGGTCGATACCGATCTGTTTGATGGCATGTATCCATTACTTGAACAGCTAGAGGAAAATGACATTCCTTGGGGGATTGTGACCAATAAACCGCGCTGGCTCAGCGAGGCTTTACTGCAAGCGCTGAACCTGAGTGAACGCTGCGCAGTGCTGGTATGTCCGGAAGATGTCACTCGGACCAAACCCGATCCTGAACCGATGTATCTGGCAGCCAAGCAACTGAATCTTGCCGCGGAAGACTGTATCTATGTCGGAGATCATCCCCGAGATATTGATGCCGGCCGTCATGCCCAGATGCTGACCATTCTGGCTGCTTATGGTTATTTGCCGTTGCAATACAAAGACGATTTAAACGCCTGGCAGGCCGACCATATCGTGCATACTGTGACAGAATTACATCAATTGATTCAGACACTAGTACTGAAGCAGCATACTGCGGTATCTTGA
- the ubiG gene encoding bifunctional 2-polyprenyl-6-hydroxyphenol methylase/3-demethylubiquinol 3-O-methyltransferase UbiG, which produces MSQLNVDPQEIAKFEAFAAIWWDQHSEFRPLHMINPLRLNWIDEHAGGLSGKKVLDVGCGGGILAESMARRGADVLGIDMGAAPLNVARIHAEQEGVNNIEYRQVPVEQLAEEQAGQYDIVTCMEMLEHVPDPASIIQACHKLVKPGGHVFFSTINRNPKSYLFAIIGAEYVLRMLAKGTHDYSKFIKPSELAHDIRNAGLKLKDMTGLHYNPLTKRYWLAPNVDVNYMVYTVKDSAAETTA; this is translated from the coding sequence ATGTCGCAATTGAATGTTGATCCACAAGAAATTGCCAAGTTTGAAGCATTTGCAGCTATATGGTGGGATCAGCATTCCGAGTTCCGCCCCTTGCACATGATTAATCCACTGCGTTTAAACTGGATTGATGAACATGCCGGAGGCCTGAGCGGCAAAAAAGTGCTGGATGTCGGCTGTGGTGGCGGTATTCTGGCCGAAAGCATGGCGCGACGCGGTGCCGATGTACTCGGGATTGATATGGGCGCAGCCCCTTTAAATGTGGCACGCATCCATGCCGAACAGGAAGGTGTGAACAATATTGAATATCGTCAGGTGCCGGTTGAGCAACTGGCAGAGGAACAGGCTGGCCAATATGACATCGTGACCTGCATGGAAATGCTAGAGCATGTGCCAGATCCGGCATCGATTATTCAGGCCTGTCACAAGCTGGTCAAGCCAGGTGGTCATGTATTCTTCTCGACCATTAACCGTAATCCAAAGTCCTATTTATTTGCGATTATCGGGGCAGAATATGTCTTGCGCATGCTGGCCAAAGGCACCCATGATTACAGCAAATTTATCAAGCCGTCTGAACTGGCACATGATATTCGTAACGCTGGTTTAAAGCTCAAAGACATGACCGGTCTGCACTATAATCCGCTGACCAAGCGTTATTGGCTGGCACCGAATGTTGATGTGAACTACATGGTTTATACCGTGAAAGATAGCGCAGCAGAGACCACAGCATGA
- a CDS encoding thiol:disulfide interchange protein DsbA/DsbL — protein MKKFLLGAVAASVLAFSGNAMANFVAGQDYQVVAKPVKVEKPGRIEVREFFWYGCGHCFALEPHMQGWLKKLPKDVRFVRTPAAMNPLWEQAARAYYVSEALGVRQKAHLQLFHDIHDKQRPILEQAQLAKFYTRYGIPEAKFNSTYKSFPITSKIAQAKNLAAQYQLSGVPAVTVNGKYIVQGNDAKVIQVVNYLIEKERKAK, from the coding sequence ATGAAAAAATTCCTTTTAGGCGCTGTTGCCGCATCTGTTTTGGCCTTTTCAGGCAATGCTATGGCCAATTTTGTGGCAGGTCAGGACTATCAGGTGGTTGCAAAACCAGTCAAAGTCGAAAAACCGGGCAGAATTGAGGTACGTGAATTCTTCTGGTACGGCTGTGGTCATTGTTTCGCGCTTGAACCACATATGCAGGGCTGGTTGAAAAAATTACCAAAAGATGTACGTTTTGTACGTACGCCGGCTGCAATGAATCCACTCTGGGAGCAGGCAGCGCGTGCTTATTATGTGTCTGAAGCATTGGGTGTGCGTCAAAAAGCACATTTACAATTATTCCATGATATTCATGATAAGCAACGTCCAATTTTAGAACAGGCGCAATTGGCCAAGTTCTATACCCGCTATGGTATTCCTGAAGCGAAATTTAACAGCACTTATAAATCTTTCCCGATCACTTCGAAAATTGCCCAAGCCAAAAATCTGGCTGCTCAGTATCAGTTAAGTGGTGTTCCGGCAGTGACCGTGAATGGTAAATATATTGTGCAGGGTAATGATGCCAAAGTCATTCAGGTGGTGAATTACCTGATCGAGAAAGAGCGTAAAGCCAAATAA
- a CDS encoding TetR family transcriptional regulator has product MSLREDRKQQSHQALLDATLAFSSQGRAFSTISLREVANAVGLVPTAFYRHFQDMNQLGLELLDQVAIHIKGVLNQLGQAYLYQPNTRTHTGLELFFQAVEYHPEPWIFFVAERWGGSDVLRVGIEREIHFLAEDVMHELAKMQSTRHIQAPQDLQALAQMLIELSLNWAMGWIHLQHQADPELRRAQSNAFKTQSVLQMQLLLRGILHWYRRPAETVETASPVLNEAVTPPA; this is encoded by the coding sequence ATGTCCTTACGTGAAGATCGCAAGCAGCAAAGTCATCAGGCGTTACTCGATGCGACACTGGCATTCAGCAGTCAGGGCCGCGCTTTCAGCACGATCAGCCTACGTGAAGTTGCGAATGCAGTCGGACTGGTGCCGACGGCATTCTATCGGCATTTTCAGGATATGAACCAGTTGGGTCTGGAATTGCTGGATCAGGTTGCGATTCATATCAAGGGCGTACTCAATCAGCTGGGACAGGCTTATTTGTATCAGCCGAATACCCGAACCCACACCGGGCTGGAACTATTTTTTCAGGCCGTCGAATATCATCCTGAACCCTGGATTTTTTTTGTGGCAGAACGTTGGGGCGGTTCGGACGTGTTACGTGTCGGCATTGAACGGGAAATTCATTTTCTGGCTGAAGATGTCATGCATGAACTGGCCAAGATGCAATCTACCCGACATATTCAGGCGCCACAGGACTTGCAGGCTCTGGCACAGATGCTGATTGAACTGTCCCTGAACTGGGCCATGGGCTGGATTCATCTGCAGCATCAGGCTGATCCAGAGCTGCGCCGCGCCCAATCCAATGCCTTTAAAACCCAAAGCGTGCTACAGATGCAGCTTTTGCTGCGTGGCATTTTGCACTGGTACCGGCGACCTGCCGAAACAGTCGAAACCGCAAGTCCTGTGCTCAATGAAGCGGTCACTCCTCCGGCCTAA
- the rph gene encoding ribonuclease PH: MRIDQRALDQLREVKITRNYTRYAEGSVLVEFGHTKVLCTASVDSSVPRFLKGQGQGWVTAEYGMLPRSTHTRSDREAARGKQSGRTQEIQRLIGRSLRSMVDLKKLGENTITIDCDVIQADGGTRTAAITGASVALVDAMNVLLERKKIKHDPLKGLVAAVSVGIFKDEVLLDLCYEEDSNCQTDLNVVMTQAGEFIEIQGTAEDKPFTRAQSDAMLEMAEKGIQELVKKQQEALGW, translated from the coding sequence ATGCGTATCGACCAACGAGCATTAGATCAATTACGTGAAGTGAAAATTACCCGTAACTATACACGTTATGCGGAAGGCTCTGTATTGGTTGAATTTGGTCATACCAAAGTACTGTGCACTGCCAGTGTGGATAGTTCTGTACCGCGTTTCCTCAAAGGTCAGGGCCAGGGCTGGGTAACGGCTGAATATGGCATGTTGCCACGTTCAACTCATACCCGTAGTGACCGTGAAGCGGCACGTGGCAAACAGAGTGGCCGTACCCAGGAAATTCAGCGTCTGATTGGTCGTAGCTTGCGCTCAATGGTCGATCTGAAAAAACTCGGTGAAAATACCATTACTATCGACTGTGACGTGATTCAGGCTGATGGCGGTACCCGTACTGCAGCGATTACGGGTGCTTCGGTGGCTTTGGTCGATGCCATGAACGTCTTGCTGGAAAGAAAAAAAATCAAACATGATCCATTAAAAGGTTTGGTGGCTGCAGTTTCTGTGGGCATTTTTAAAGATGAAGTATTACTGGATCTTTGCTATGAAGAAGATTCAAACTGTCAAACTGATTTGAACGTGGTGATGACTCAGGCCGGTGAATTTATTGAAATTCAAGGCACTGCAGAAGATAAGCCATTTACCCGCGCACAATCGGATGCCATGCTGGAAATGGCCGAGAAAGGCATTCAGGAATTGGTGAAAAAACAGCAAGAAGCTTTAGGCTGGTAA
- the nadC gene encoding carboxylating nicotinate-nucleotide diphosphorylase has protein sequence MRISQALLDQSIQINIQQALSEDIGEGDITALLTPEDEQATATIISREDMVLAGQPWVNALIQAYDPSIEVIWLKNDGDHVQANQAFLKLAGSARSLLTVERPALNFVQTLSAVATKTAHYVKELQGLNTKLLDTRKTLPGLRIAQKYAVAIGGGQNHRLGLFDAFLIKENHIMAAGGIAQAIAKAHQIAPGKPVEVEVETWDELNQALESHADIVMLDNFSQQQMIDAVQHVAGRCKLEASGNITIDNLREVASTGVDYISMGVLTKDVKAIDLSMRFNA, from the coding sequence ATGCGCATATCTCAAGCTTTGCTAGACCAGTCCATTCAGATCAATATTCAACAAGCACTTTCAGAAGATATCGGTGAAGGCGATATTACCGCCCTGCTGACTCCTGAAGATGAACAGGCCACTGCCACTATCATTAGCCGTGAAGACATGGTTTTGGCCGGCCAGCCTTGGGTAAATGCCTTGATTCAGGCCTATGATCCAAGTATTGAAGTGATCTGGCTGAAAAATGATGGCGATCATGTTCAAGCCAATCAAGCATTTTTAAAACTGGCCGGATCTGCGCGCAGCTTACTCACCGTGGAACGTCCTGCGCTAAACTTTGTCCAAACCCTGTCTGCGGTTGCGACTAAAACCGCCCACTATGTCAAAGAACTGCAAGGTTTAAACACCAAACTGCTCGATACCCGTAAAACACTTCCGGGTCTGCGTATTGCACAAAAATATGCCGTGGCGATTGGCGGTGGTCAGAACCATCGTCTGGGCCTGTTTGATGCCTTCTTGATTAAAGAAAATCATATTATGGCAGCGGGTGGCATTGCGCAGGCGATTGCCAAGGCACATCAAATTGCACCGGGTAAGCCTGTTGAAGTTGAAGTGGAAACCTGGGATGAGCTGAATCAGGCACTCGAATCCCATGCCGATATCGTGATGCTGGATAATTTCAGTCAGCAGCAGATGATCGACGCAGTGCAACATGTAGCTGGTCGTTGCAAACTTGAAGCCTCAGGCAATATCACCATTGATAATTTACGTGAAGTAGCCAGTACCGGCGTAGATTATATTTCCATGGGTGTGCTGACTAAAGATGTCAAAGCCATTGATCTGTCGATGCGTTTCAATGCTTAA
- the ampD gene encoding 1,6-anhydro-N-acetylmuramyl-L-alanine amidase AmpD, which produces MQQAAEFQVKDGQLIGARQIPSPNFNQRPEQTEIQLLVIHNISLPPSQFGGGYIEQFFQNQLDWSVHPYFQTIEGMQVSTHLLILRSGEVLQFVNFNDRAWHAGRSTYLGKKECNDYSIGIELEGSDDLPFETEQYQALVNVTACLQQHYSKIQQHIAGHSDIAPGRKTDPGPYFNWADFRAQLQHYKNTSSSLER; this is translated from the coding sequence ATGCAACAGGCAGCTGAGTTTCAGGTCAAGGACGGGCAACTAATCGGTGCACGTCAAATCCCGTCTCCCAATTTTAATCAGCGGCCAGAACAGACCGAGATTCAATTGCTGGTGATTCACAATATCAGCCTGCCACCTTCACAGTTTGGCGGTGGTTATATTGAACAGTTTTTTCAGAACCAGCTGGATTGGTCAGTACATCCCTATTTTCAAACCATTGAAGGGATGCAGGTGTCGACCCATTTGCTGATTTTACGGTCTGGCGAAGTGCTGCAATTTGTCAATTTTAATGATCGTGCCTGGCATGCCGGCCGCTCGACGTACTTGGGCAAAAAAGAATGTAATGATTATTCGATCGGGATCGAGCTGGAAGGCAGTGATGACTTGCCTTTTGAAACTGAACAATATCAGGCCTTGGTAAACGTCACGGCCTGTCTGCAACAGCATTATTCTAAGATTCAGCAGCATATTGCCGGACATTCAGATATTGCACCGGGTCGCAAGACCGATCCAGGACCGTATTTTAACTGGGCTGATTTTCGTGCACAGTTACAGCATTATAAAAACACCTCAAGCTCGCTTGAGCGATGA
- the murJ gene encoding murein biosynthesis integral membrane protein MurJ yields MNRMALWRSTVIVSAMTMLSRVLGLVRDIVLLNVFGAGKDFDTFVVAFRIPNFFRRLFAEGAFSQAFIPVLTEYKTSRTHTEVQILISRVFGCLATVMTTLTMVAIITAPLIMYVYAPGFHSDPEKFALATDMFRLTIPYLLFMSLTAFASSILNSYGSFSTPAFAPVLLNVAMIAGALWLTPYMAEPIMALGWAVIIAGILQLAIQIPELWRKNLLIPPKIDFKHEGVDRIMKLMLPALFGVSVTQINLLLNTIWASFMQDGSVSWLYSAERMTELPLGLIGVAIGTVILPSLSARHTEQNPEKFRGMMDWAAKVIVMAGLPASIALFMLSTPIIQALFERGQFTFEDTQMTALALQCMSGGVIAFMLIKVFAPGFYAKQDTRTPVRVGLMAVAANAILNVIFIGLFKLIDWEAEHMALALASTGSAMVNAGLLYYYLHKRDIFRFGAHWKKIFLQFMFANVVMIAALAYALSWYNADVSQWMRVVEVLILCVVGVVAYVAALLVAGFRPRHLKP; encoded by the coding sequence GTGAATAGGATGGCGCTTTGGCGTTCGACCGTCATTGTCAGTGCGATGACCATGTTGTCACGCGTACTGGGATTGGTTCGAGATATTGTTTTACTGAATGTCTTTGGTGCTGGTAAAGACTTCGATACCTTCGTAGTCGCATTTCGTATTCCAAACTTTTTCAGGCGTTTATTTGCCGAAGGCGCATTTTCACAGGCATTTATTCCGGTACTGACTGAATATAAAACCAGTCGCACGCATACCGAAGTCCAGATCTTGATTAGCCGGGTGTTTGGCTGTCTGGCGACAGTGATGACGACGCTGACCATGGTCGCGATCATTACTGCGCCATTGATCATGTATGTCTATGCGCCCGGTTTCCATAGTGACCCTGAAAAGTTCGCCCTGGCGACCGACATGTTTCGCCTGACCATTCCTTATTTGTTGTTTATGTCATTGACGGCTTTTGCCAGCAGTATTCTGAACAGTTATGGCTCTTTCAGTACCCCGGCATTTGCACCGGTCTTGCTGAATGTGGCGATGATTGCCGGAGCGCTCTGGCTCACGCCGTATATGGCAGAGCCGATTATGGCGCTGGGCTGGGCTGTGATCATTGCCGGTATTTTACAGCTGGCCATCCAGATTCCTGAATTATGGCGTAAAAACCTGCTGATTCCACCGAAAATTGACTTCAAGCACGAAGGCGTAGATCGTATCATGAAGTTGATGCTACCGGCATTATTTGGTGTATCTGTCACGCAAATTAATCTATTGTTAAATACCATTTGGGCTTCATTCATGCAGGATGGTTCGGTATCCTGGCTGTATAGTGCCGAGCGTATGACCGAATTGCCGCTGGGTCTGATCGGTGTTGCAATTGGTACCGTGATTTTGCCGTCCTTATCGGCACGGCATACCGAGCAAAATCCGGAAAAATTCCGTGGCATGATGGACTGGGCAGCTAAAGTGATTGTGATGGCTGGCCTACCCGCCAGTATTGCACTATTTATGCTGTCGACCCCGATTATTCAAGCTCTATTTGAACGTGGCCAGTTCACCTTTGAAGATACCCAGATGACGGCTTTGGCGCTGCAATGTATGAGCGGTGGTGTGATTGCCTTTATGTTGATTAAAGTCTTTGCGCCCGGGTTTTATGCAAAGCAGGATACCAGAACCCCGGTGCGTGTCGGTCTGATGGCTGTGGCAGCCAATGCGATTCTGAACGTGATCTTTATCGGCTTGTTCAAGCTGATTGACTGGGAAGCGGAGCATATGGCCCTTGCGCTGGCCTCGACAGGTTCAGCGATGGTCAATGCTGGTCTGCTTTATTATTATCTGCATAAGCGTGATATTTTCCGTTTTGGGGCGCACTGGAAAAAAATCTTCCTGCAATTCATGTTTGCCAATGTGGTGATGATTGCAGCTCTGGCCTATGCCCTGAGTTGGTATAACGCAGATGTATCACAATGGATGCGTGTGGTAGAAGTATTGATCTTATGTGTTGTCGGTGTGGTAGCGTATGTTGCAGCCTTGCTGGTGGCAGGTTTTAGACCACGTCATTTAAAGCCTTAA
- a CDS encoding DUF1328 domain-containing protein, with amino-acid sequence MFRWAIIFAVIALIASLLGFGGVAGLSKDFAIILLVIAVILAIVGFLSRGKV; translated from the coding sequence ATGTTTCGCTGGGCTATTATTTTTGCTGTTATTGCATTAATTGCGAGTCTACTTGGTTTCGGTGGCGTCGCAGGCTTGTCTAAGGATTTTGCAATTATCTTGTTGGTAATTGCGGTGATTCTTGCGATCGTTGGTTTTCTTTCGCGCGGCAAGGTCTAG
- a CDS encoding YcgN family cysteine cluster protein — MSDTLRPEFWKNYSLAELTQVEWEALCDGCGLCCLIKLEDEDTQEVAYTKVACKLLDCSTARCSNYPDRLQYVPDCIQLTPEKLETIHWLPSSCAYRRVEQGKSLPSWHYLISGSRESVIQARKSAAGRCLSEADIHQDDIEDYIVRWVR, encoded by the coding sequence ATGAGCGATACTTTACGTCCCGAATTCTGGAAAAACTATTCACTTGCTGAACTGACGCAAGTCGAGTGGGAGGCCTTATGTGATGGTTGTGGGTTGTGTTGTCTGATTAAACTGGAAGATGAAGATACTCAGGAAGTCGCCTATACCAAAGTGGCATGTAAGCTGCTGGATTGTAGCACTGCACGTTGCTCCAATTATCCAGATCGCTTGCAGTATGTGCCTGACTGTATTCAGCTCACGCCAGAGAAGCTGGAAACGATTCACTGGTTGCCTTCGAGTTGTGCCTATCGCCGGGTAGAGCAGGGCAAAAGCCTGCCATCCTGGCATTATCTGATTAGCGGTTCACGAGAAAGCGTGATTCAGGCACGCAAGTCGGCAGCAGGGCGCTGCCTGAGTGAAGCAGATATTCATCAAGACGACATTGAAGATTATATCGTACGCTGGGTGCGTTGA